In Ptiloglossa arizonensis isolate GNS036 chromosome 6, iyPtiAriz1_principal, whole genome shotgun sequence, the DNA window ATATTTTCCTTGACCCAGTGCAAAGCTGCAATCAAGTCCTTCAAACCTTGATTCCCGGGTGCGGCTCGATGTCCGAGATTCAAGAAACcttgaaaatttcaatagaTGCTACGTTTCGGTGttaatatttgtaacaattgtGAAATAAAGGTGACAGAACATTTTTCTAGTTATTGACTTGAAGATGATGATGTAACTAACCGAATGCACCCAATCTATAATTAGCCGCAACGATGACGACATCTTTCGTGAGTAAGTAATCGGGCCTTACAAATCTGTAACTTGCAGTTCCATTTGAGAATCCACCGCCATGGATCCAGAACATAACTGGCTTAGACTGGCTAAGAGAATTGGTGTAGACGTTCAGATAAAGACAATCCTCGGTCCCAATAACATTGTACGGTGGCTGTTCTTCTCTCTGTATACAGATATTGCCCTGACATACAGAGGCATCTCTGATACCCATCCACGGAGAAACTGGCTCCGGATCCTATTTTCGGGAAAAATGTAACGATGAGGACGTAACGAGTTTAATGCAGGTAGTCTCGCTGTTACCTTGAATCTGAGTTTTCCAATGGGAGAAGCCGCAAAAGGAATCTCGTGAAAAGCGATGTAAGAAGAACCGAGACTACTTTTTACGGTAACACCTCGTAATTTACCTTGCTTGACAGTAATTATCGGTTTATACATTGCTGGCAAAATCCACATGAACTTTTTAATACAGCAGTGCACTGTACGTAGCGATTGCACATTTAATACGATCTGTGATTATATTTCCTGGAAGTATAcctcaattttatttataaatgttcAAATACCGGTTTCAATATGTTTCCTAATAGACAATACGTTGGCACGGACAATTAAAAAGAGTATAGCTTGTTAGAGCCTATTTCGACACATATGTGACAGTTATGTCGAATATTATCGAATATATGGATTATCTGTATGCGGGAACATTAAATAGATACGAGactttggatgtaataaacgagtgagtttttatcgatgttttggaCCTTCACCTTCAAGTGTACTAGTATATGTTATCACTAATCACTTGGCAAGTATCGTAGTACGGTCACACAACTCGTTTTGAAATTACAATAGTACGAGATCTGTTTAAAAAGTAATGAGCTACTTGACATGCATGTACTGTACTGTACCTTTAGTGTAAGTACCAGTTCGATTGAGATAACACGAGTAATTTGGCAAGCACACGGAACAATAGCGTTTAATCAAAACATTATTATCAGGTGTTTGTCAATTCTTCTTTGTTGAAATAGGTATGGTAAAATCAAGTCAATTCTCAATCTATTTGAGCGAcccttgaagttaacgaatcatTATGTCAGAAGTCATTTGAACTCGAATTGTCCTGATTTTGCTAACAAAGTATATTCGTAATGAGTAATTGTGTACGTATGTATTGAACTTCTATCGgcatattaataacaataaaatacattacgatttcgatcgctcgatcgtaCAAATGTATACACGagtaatgtaaatataaaaatacagtgAACTTGTAAACTTACTCTTTAACTGGGCCCATCTGATGTTGATCTCTGGTTGACTGTTATTTCAAAAGCAGTCTGTCCGCTTATTTAAGCCCCGACTAGACTGACGGGGCGCCTAATTTTCCGTGAACAACCAGCGGACATTTTCTAACAACTTCAACGCTATTGGTGCAAAATGTTCATGGTCAATCGACGGATATTTTCCGTTGACTTTAATGCTATTTGTGGAAAATGTTCATGGACAGTCTGTAAACGCATGTCGTATGTCCACATTGGGATATAGTTAAGACTGAACACTATTTGTCCAAAGACTGTCTCCAGACTTTTTTTTAAACTGTCGCCATCTAATCTGTATgataaatttatatacataaCAAGGAGATCTGACTTAAAGGAACAAATTCCATAATAAAAATACCTCACCCGTTACTTTGTTCTTATTTGTCTTTTCTATATATAAAATAGTGCAATTAATTTGCAAAGTAAAAGATTCTAATTTCGAAGTGATTTGCATTCAGTACTACCAAGACCATAAAGCTAGAAAACATTTTATACGAATATCGAAGAAGCGTTTAATTAATGTTCCTTCAATAAGCTATCCTTTCggaaaattaaataacaatCTAGACAGAGTTTTTCCACGAACTTGAAACAGTAGAATATCTCGTACAGTATTGATGTTACGAAAGAAATatgtttacaaaaattatttgataTACAAGTAGATATTAtatgctataaataatttttctgtaGATAGTGTGGTGGGAAAGATTTTAAAgtcgaattaatttcattaaataGAACCCTACACTCGATTATTTCTAATACGATAACATTTGTTGAAACGAATTCAAAGACCTGCTTATGAAGCCATTTAATCTAATGTAAAGTAATGAATTCGTAAATTATTAAGGAATTGGTTAAACGCAAATCGCCAGTTGACGCTTATTCGGCTGCTCGATATAAACATAAGAAGTTTTTATCTGTTCAATTATATGCTAAAAATACAGAACAgaacaaaaggaaaaaaataaacacgctTCTGTCCTTGCAAAACTTCGTAACTTTTGTGATTCGAATTCTCATTCgtattcgataatttgaaaCGAATCAGAGCAGGCAGGAAGTTCTGCTTTTATTTACAGCGAGACGTCGAAAAGACGTCTACTTAAAAATTCACGAATTTATTACTTTGTATTACACTAAATAGCCTCATAAGCAGATCTATAATTTTGTCTCAATAAATGCTACCGTATTATGAATAAACGAGTGAAGGgttctattttaaaaaattgatatgATATTAAAATCTCTTCCATTACGTTACCCATAGAAAAACTATTTACACCGCACCATTTATTCCTTTACACTAAACAATTCTTGGAAGAACATTCTTTTTATAAAAGTTGTTTTCAATCTCATACGAGGTATTCCACTGTTTGCAGCTCGCGGAAACATCCTGCAAGTTAAAACACGATTAAAAAcgaaaaccatcgaaatttgtagGTTGATCGTTCAATCtgaatttttcttctcctttattTTGaattcatccatttcttaaatttgaaaacaccataatttttcgtttaatatatttatgaaaaattttttttttgtctcggtcaatattttcttcaataaaaaaataatgtacaataaGAAAATATAAGAGGATTATAGGAAAAGCACAAACCTTACAAAAAATAGTTAAACGTGGACATTCTATGTAAGTTTTTCATTTATTGGTCACAATGTACTGTTTGTATGATACATATTAAAATCAAGACAGCTCATTCttgcaaataaaatttttctaaaaaaaaggcCACTCATTCTTTtgcataatatatttttttttatacaaagtaTTCGAAGCTAAACTGATGCTCTCTGTAATGTGAAAATGTATGTAAGCTGATTCTTATGTCAAATGGATAGATTTTGTCCGTACAACAACATATGAAAGCTATCATAATATTTACTAAGAAAAAGTTTTACTCGTGTTTAcacatttaaacatttttaatctaAATTCGTAGTTGTCcagaaactgattaactttCGTCCGAAAGATTTTTTCATCAAACTATTGAAAATCTCCAAAAAATCGTAACTACATTTATGTGTCATAAGTGACATACtatataacttcttttgaaatgaataaaaaattcatttttatttatttctaaattatatttttattaaattatttttgttcctggaaagaattttacttacttCTACTAGTAATTATATAACTAATGCTTCCCTAGCGTGTTTTAAAAGAATCAGCAAAAATTCTTGTTCTGTATTAGATATGtcgtttttctcttctctttggATCACTTGAGAAGCGTTTTCAgttatttatccccgtacgagcccccaaataactgttgtactcgtgcggtatattgaagtatatttaagaatattatatattacagtgaTATTAGTATTAGGCGTAGTGTTGGTGATCAGTTTCGCTTTTCActaaggtagatcgaccgcgtattaaactaagctaaccgtcttaatgccctcggcacgcgtcttttatcgtctttgttgcttaagtcttATACCGGTCTTTCGTCCTAGTGCGTCTTTTAACTGTCTCGTCTTATTGTCTTCTTATTCATACTGTCCCCGACACACTCTCCGGACATACCCTCGACGTCGTACTCTTACACTCAGGACACACTGTACTCTCCTGAACTCTGGACACACCGTACTGTCAAACGTTCCTTTCGCACTTTATATAGTCatgcccattcattctctttcattctattcctcagtctctctcacttcagacattcggtcaagtttggccatcctaatcgttcgtcttttccaaacatacttcactttctccgagccaCATGTATTCTCTTTCATCCCCATTACactcggtcgtcgcgcaagaccccctgtaaaggaatACTCGGGCCTATCATAAAAGCTGGCGGACAGATCGGCACCAAATGTTTACCCTGACCCAGGTCTATCCGCACGTGCTAACTTGTTGTTCCAAGCGgactcggaaaatccgatactacaaataTAACTAATGtattatctctctctatctcgttACCTTCTTCGTCAGTCAGTCCACATGTGTCTGTAACCACTGCGACGAATAGCGAACTGGAATTGAATATGTACATTAGAAAATAGGTGTACCCtttccacttttctcgcattcctgccATAGAAATTCAAGACAGCGGTAAGCTATACGAACATGCAACCCTACGCGAGGGACTGAGGCCGACGAAAGAGGATTGGTCGTTGGGACAGTTGAGTTTTCAGGCAATGACCGATATAAAGCAGATCCAACGTTTGTTTATCGTCTCAGCAACCATCCTAGATGACAAGTGCACCAAGTCTATGCCTCTCGCATTCCCCGAGATGACAATAATCTCCTTACCTAGGTCACGTAGGCCCAGAATGGGAACTACTATATAAACGGGACCGTAACATTGAACGGGATTAGTGTAGCATAGTGTTTCGTTCAAAGAAAACAGTGTGTCTCTGATCGAGTCTCATTGTTGACAGTTGTCGATAAACGTTGTAGATTAGTGTTAAATGTAGTCGCGATAGTTTTACGCATATACTctaatcataataataataatcattcatttcatatttattttccataatAATGTGACGtatataagaaaagaaaattttcaagtgGACGACCatagtttcaaatgcaagtgGTATATACGCTCAAGCGATCAAATAGTGTGatattggaatttttcgttctcACTTGGACCTGCTTCGAGTGCAGGCCTAGAAGAATGTACTGCATGCGGTAAACGCTTGGGCGCCGGTCTGTCGCCAgatgagagagactgaggattagaatgaaagggaatgaatgcgtgtgaagATATAAGATTTGAAGGAAGAGCGTTTAGGGAAGTTTTTAGTCATTTTCAGTCTTTGGCAGGCATTGAGAGTCCTTGTTGGAAAAGAACGTCGTGTCGCGTAAAGAAGgaatagcgtagtcagcgtagtcagtgtagtcagcgtagtcagcgtagtcagtgtagtcagcgtagtcagcgtagtcatcgTAGTCATCGTAGTCATCGTAGTCATCGTAGTCATCGTAGTCATCGTAGTCATCGTAGTCATCGTAGTCATCGTAGTCATCGTAGTCATCGTAGTCATCGTAGTCATCGTAGTCATCGTAGTCATTCGTAGTCATCGTAGTCAGTGTGACGGGACAAACTCTAATCTGTCATTTATTGGTGAAGGATTCGAGTGTGAATCCAAACTAAGAACTTTTACTTGAAATTCGGAATCGAGAAACAGTGGCTTAAAACGGACAGCGTAACGACGTAGCGACAGGAAGACTTCTGTAATGTACGGGCTGAAAAGTTTCACACGTCTAGTTTTCGGAGTAAGTCTTATCGGGAGGgcgttcgtcgaattcgagcttGACAATCGGAATGCACTGGCAGCGTTCCGGATGGACCGAGTTGATGAAGCCATTCGTAGAAATTAAGTATCGAGAGTCGTTACAtcgcgtagtcagcgtagtcagtgtactcagcgtagtcagcgtataGTAGTGTCAGCGTAGTGAGCGTTGTAAGCGTAGTTAGCGTAGTCATTAATTGTgtgatttgttaatattttgttcctacCACTACATCATTCGATACACGTCCATCCTAGAACTGTATTCACCCTTATTCTATAACCATCATCACTaacttattaaataaaattcctacaataGCGACTCACTTAGGATAACTATAAATTACTCAAATTGCATCGCATttagttttattttcatcgaaaaatcaCACTCGTATGTTACAAATACTTTGATTAAGTTTGTGGCCATTAAATGCAGACCGATAGCTTCTTTCAAATCAACACTCGGCTCGCGGAAGTAGCTACGATCGATTAGTTTTATATTCCATTATGGAATAGCAACAGGATATTTTAACACACTTGGTTTCTCGTTTAATTCATTTGCACCGGAAACTATGAAAAATGTGATATGACATATTCGTCCGTGATATTTATTGTAAACTTGATCGAAACATTCACTTGTAGCCTAACGCATCCTCTTCACTGACTAACAACTCAAGTTCGTCTCCAATGTccaaataattcaaattatctTTCGTTGCGGGTTTCCAAGTGATTTTGATTAAATTATCGTGAACTGGTGTAGGGTTTctacattaaaaatatatcgtacATCAACGTTAAAATCAAGCATGAAATTTAGCTAAAACTCCTTTGTTAACGTACCCTGTCTTTGCAAAATTGGTCCACATCGTAGTTAAACGTTCCATTGTAACTCTATCTTTTGTCCCAGACGCTGGTGGTGCGGGGTTTGAAGCTTTACAAAGAGGTTGATAAAACAGATACGATAATTCGTCCATGTGAGACGGCCCTGCAATTAATTTTATGTCACATGTATGTTTCAATGTCTAAATGTGCATTCGATTCGTCAGATAATTGTGATTGGAAAACAATGTGATTACCATTGACGATACGTTTTGTTACGAGGTCCGCATATGTAGTTTCCTTcccgaaataagaaaatttgaaaaagtaattAGGCGCGGATGTTCTTTTTACACGATCTAACATGTACAATTTATTCGAGACGCCAAAGTAAATATCTGTCAAACAAGTTAGAAATTTCTCCATTGTATGTTGTTGGACTGGTTGTCCATTTAAATATCGATCCTTCATAGTTTTTATTAACTCTTCTCTTTCTGTGGGTCCTAATCCGTTCAATGTTCCTGCAACATTGATAAAATCCGAGAGGTGACGGTTATATTTTTTCACCGCTTCCGGTCCATCTGAAATAAAAAACACATGTATGAACACATATACTGTTTCaacaattcaaatattatttcacaTAATAATCACCACTAAGAGTGGAAGAGAATATGAGAAAGGGGAGGAAGGGAAATCGAAgttaggaacagcagaaatATTAAGCAAAGCAGTGAGAATGGACGAAGTGTTGGTAGAAGTCTGGAAAAAGATTCTATAAAAGTGTATGCTAGGTTAAGGTTGTAAGTGTAAGTTACGTTAAGGTTGATTATACGTAGGAAACAGATGTAATCCAAGAAGGGGAACAATAAAATCTATTACTActcctaataataataatcaccaGTGCAAAACATGGCTATATCGTACGCCGCATGTCCGCTCATAATGGGAATATCGTCGTCGTTTGAATGTAATTCCTCTATTTTCAGCGGGAACAGAGGATTTTCCGCGAATTCATCGTAATTTACTCCAAAAGGTATTACAAATAGAGTCTTCTCCTGTAAAATGACGAAGAAAACTtaacttatgcgttatacgtttggaagTTAGCCAATAGCCATGACACTTaggaaggaaaaacattttactTGTTCTGTAAGAAGAGACGCTTGAACTTTGGCAATTTCTTTATCGGACAGTTTTCGCATCGATTCGACAATTTCATTGGGATCGGTAGATGTTATTCCAAAACGCGACGCAAGTTTAAAACATCGTTCtgaagaattttttttgaaaCCCCAAGGACAAAACAAACTTCCACTTTGCATAACGGCTTTGTGAAAAAGCCCTGTGAAAGAACAATAATTTTGTAatgaattgtaaaaattttcatcgtacCGTATCATTTACACGTTTcaactgtattatattttacgatTCGTTAAAGGATATCATCTAGTTTCACTAATGGTGAATAAGGAACGACGAATAAATATACCTCGTGCATTCGGTGATAAAGTTAAGGCATGCGTTAATACAGCTCCTGCGCTTTGACCGAAAAGGGTGACATTGTTAGGATCTCCTCCAAACTTAGCAATATTTTCCTTGACCCAGTGCAAAGCTGCAATCAAGTCCTTCAAACCTTGATTCCCGGGTGCGGCTCGATGTCCGAGATTCAAGAAACcttgaaaatttcaatagaTGCTACGTTTCGGTGttaatatttgtaacaattgtGAAATAAAGGTGACAGAACATTTTTCTAGTTATTGACTTGAAGATGATGATGTAACTAACCGAATGCACCCAATCTATAATTAGCCGCAACGATGACGACATCTTTCGTGAGTAAGTAATCGGGCCTTACAAATCTGTAACTTGCAGTTCCATTTGAGAATCCACCGCCATGGATCCAGAACATAACTGGCTTAGACTGGCTAAGAGAATTGGTGTAGACGTTCAGATAAAGACAATCCTCGGTCCCAATAGTATTGTACGGTGGTTGTTCTATCAtctgtatacaaatttttccaCTACAAACGGTGCAGTCTCTGACATCCATCCACGGAGAAACTGGCTCCGGATCCTATTTTCGGAAAAAATGTAACGATGAGGACGTAACGAGTTTAATGTAGGTAGTCTCGCTGTTACCTTGAATCTGAGTTTTCCAATGGGAGAAGCCGCAAAAGGGATCTCGTGAAAAGCGATGTAAGAAGAACCGAGACTACTTTTTACGGCAGAACCTCGTACTTTACCTTGCTTGATAGTAACTATTGGTTTATACATTGTTGGCAAAATCCACGTGAACTTTTTAATAGAGCAGTGCACTGTACGTAGCGATTGCACACTTAATGCGTCCTGTGTTTATACTTCCTGGAAATGTCCCTCCTGGAAACCACAGAAGATGTTACTATTCATAAATCTACTGGTTCTTATTAATTAATCAAAACATTATTATCATGCGTTTCTCAGTTCTTCTTTGCTAAGATAAACAGGGTAAAATTATGTCAATTCTCAAACTACATGGGCGATCTCCTACTCCTCACAGTCAGAAATCTAAGTAGCAGAATCTGTCTTGCTTGGTACGGAGTGAACGATTTAATTTAATACTTTCTTGCCTGCCCATACGACGTACGGAAATTCTAAATTCTTCAAACTTCTTGAAACGTTCATAGACTCGGAAAAGTAATCAGTACAAGCTTGCAACGCTTCCACTCCATCGTCTTAAACAACAAAAATTCACACGAGCACAATTATGTTAgatgtaatatttatattggATAGAAACTATCCTTAAAAAACGTGGCTCCATTGTTTGACAAGTATCCAAATTAGTAATGTAGGTTTTTCTGttaatttattgtaatttactCCAAAGATCATTTCAAATGTAATCTCTTGTAGAACGATAAGGGCATCTTAACTTATGCCTGTCATGTATTGGGAATGGCACGAAAATGATAACACTCAACAAAAGAATCCCTTTTGCCTGTTTTgcaaaaaggaatggttgagctttTGCGATTTCCTTTCCGAATAGCTTTTGCAACCATTCAACAATTCTTCATGGATCGGTATCTGTTATCTCAAGATGCGACCTAAGTCTAAAACCTCGTTCTATACTACTTCGACCAAAAACCCAAGAACTTGACAAATTTCTGCTTTGCAGAAATAGCAAATGACGTGTTCAAACGATGTTAATATTCCCATTATGACGGGACGTCTATAATACGATGTGACAATGTTTTTCAGTGGCGATTATCATGCGAAGCATTATTTTAACTTTTGAAACACTTGGTCGTACTAGTGAAGATGACGAGAAACGAGATGAAACTTACTGCTAGAAGTTCGGATGTAAATGTGGTACTAACACGACGACTTCTCCTCATTTCTTCTAACTCTTTTTCACACACTATTCTTTTCTTTGAATACAGGTTGCCATTGACAAAATACAAAGGCGATCGAATCTTGTGCACTGTGCACAAGAGGTACCGAGTGACTGTCATATAACGAGACATTATCCTATGTTCTTACCTTGAATCTGAGTTTTCCAATGGTATGTCGTAGAAAACAAACTAAGAAGGTCCTAGTACATTTAACATCTCCTCGTAGTTCACTTtactttgtaataattttctagTAAATGAAATATCTACACAAGAATATTCTAAAGACAACCCGTCTCGTTCGAATTTGCTGTTACGAATAAGTAGTATGCAACGTGAGATTGCACTATTTATACATTCTTGTAAGGATGAtaaatggaaatatatttaaatgaaGGTTAaactgtttctttattttttgtatCACGTGAGAGTTTACCTATTGGTCAGGTAAAGAAGACTACGTGTACGATAAACCTTAATGATGGTATTGATCACTTTTCGGAATAAGTTgtcattaattttgttaaaatatatttgttcaaatttCTTGTAGGGTCGTTGCAATTTAAACTACAGCACCTTATCCTTCTCAAAACACGGTTCGATCGGATTAAGCCACATCCCATCTCGAATTGTTCATTTACCAGACACGACTAGTTTTTATTCATCTTTGCGAAAGTTACCTTAAGCTGTCATTTTTTTATAGATTAACTATAAAAATATATGCTGTTAATAAACTAATTAAGAAAAACGAAGAGTAGGAACATTAACTGTTACAAATTGTAAAAGAGTATGGACATCGCTTTCCTGATTGTAATACGGAATCACTTTTGCGATTGACACAGTGTAAACAACAATTCAATGCTAAAAACAttcaattttactttcattttcgtTAATCATTTATTATCATTTAGTATCTGAACGACTCAACCTGAGTACAAAAACGTAACTCATgtaacaaattaaaaattgtacttcGAAGAATTCCCCGAATTTGAATAATCTCACCTCTTTTAATAATTGCTATGCCAGCATTAAAAAATGGACGCTCAGCAAGACTTTTTGGTTCTCCCACTCAACGATATAATACGTTTTGTTCGACTGCCTTTGTAGCGTCActcgtattttaattttgttttttgacAATGAACGTACATACATACTCTGTGTAgggattaaatttttatttgttaatgTTTCGCATCACTAATGTTGTAGAGTTATcgcaaattataatataataccaAAAAAACGTTTCTATTCGCAGTATAGATAAGTTATGTctgttttaaaaatatcttccaaaatatatgaaatatttcaaacttaTTTACGCCAGTCTGTATACTTAATGTACCAAGTCCAGTTTATGGTAAGGAAAAAATGACAAATATTGCATACGTTTTGCATTTATATTCCATATTCGCCAGAAATACATCAAATCTGCATATTGCAACGGGCACTCCAAAAAAAGGTATTTTGATCACTTACCATATCAATAG includes these proteins:
- the LOC143148357 gene encoding uncharacterized protein LOC143148357 — protein: MYKPIVTIKQGKVRGSAVKSSLGSSYIAFHEIPFAASPIGKLRFKDPEPVSPWMDVRDCTVCSGKICIQMIEQPPYNTIGTEDCLYLNVYTNSLSQSKPVMFWIHGGGFSNGTASYRFVRPDYLLTKDVVIVAANYRLGAFGFLNLGHRAAPGNQGLKDLIAALHWVKENIAKFGGDPNNVTLFGQSAGAVLTHALTLSPNARGLFHKAVMQSGSLFCPWGFKKNSSERCFKLASRFGITSTDPNEIVESMRKLSDKEIAKVQASLLTEQEKTLFVIPFGVNYDEFAENPLFPLKIEELHSNDDDIPIMSGHAAYDIAMFCTDGPEAVKKYNRHLSDFINVAGTLNGLGPTEREELIKTMKDRYLNGQPVQQHTMEKFLTCLTDIYFGVSNKLYMLDRVKRTSAPNYFFKFSYFGKETTYADLVTKRIVNGPSHMDELSYLFYQPLCKASNPAPPASGTKDRVTMERLTTMWTNFAKTGNPTPVHDNLIKITWKPATKDNLNYLDIGDELELLVSEEDALGYNYFREPSVDLKEAIGLHLMATNLIKVFVTYECDFSMKIKLNAMQFDSNSTNALPIRLTPKTRRVKLFSPYITEVFLSLRRYAVRFKPLFLDSEFQIRVCPVTLTTMTTNDYDDYDDYDDYDDYDDYDDYDDYDDYDDYDDYDDYDDYDDYDDYADYSLSSGDRPAPKRLPHAVHSSRPALEAGPNSIRDTLFSLNETLCYTNPVQCYGPVYIVVPILGLRDLGKEIIVISGNARGIDLVHLSSRMVAETINKRWICFISECEKSGKVVTDTCGLTDEEGNEIERDNTLVIFVVSDFPSPLGTTRGLARRPSVMGMKENTCGSEKVKVQESTVCPECKSTTSRVCPESVSGTFDEKIFRTKVNQFLDNYEFRLKMFKCVNTKSAYIHFHITESISLASNTLKILFARMSCLDFNMYHTNRCFRELQTVEYLNCLVTLHSFIHNTHIIEQIKTSYVYIEQPNKRQLAICVFEFVSTNVIVLEIIECRHIISTCISNNFCKHISFVTSILYEIFYCFNFMVLVVLNANHFEIRIFYFSDLLVMYINLSYRLDGDSLKKSLETVFGQIVFSLNYIPMWTYDMRLQTVHEHFPQIALNVEVVRKCPLVVHGKLGAPQPEINIRWAQLKSKFTSSLSSIHTYTITHYEYTLLAKSGQFEYSTVHACQVAHYFLNRSLITYTSTLEGNILKPIVLNVQSLRTVHCCIKKFMWILPAMYKPIITVKQGKLRGVTVKSSLGSSYIAFHEIPFAASPIGKLRFKDPEPVSPWMGIRDASVCQGNICIQREEQPPYNVIGTEDCLYLNVYTNSLSQSKPVMFWIHGGGFSNGTASYRFVRPDYLLTKDVVIVAANYRLGAFGFLNLGHRAAPGNQGLKDLIAALHWVKENIAKFGGDPNNVTLFGQSAGAVLTHALTLSPSARGLFHKAVMQSGSLFCPWGFDQNLPEYGFQLAKLLGISSTDHEEIVELLRRVPAKDIVEAQPNIDSKKMCGSLNFPFGVNYDEIAENPVLPMQIGKLCSNDVDIPIMMGYLAYEAVMFLNDTLMEELKSKNFDILENVKVLREFEKLESTEREKLLKMIKDRYFSGQLSNEFNIDLFAKFASDIYFGIPLKLHVEDRVRRTSTPTYFYKFSHFGREPTYTDLLVKRCINGAAHMDELSYLFYLPLCKYGNPAPPANDTKDRIIIERLTTMWTNFAKTGNPTPILNDLIKTTWEPVTNDKFNYLEIGEESELLIMQPHIFCSK